AGAGTCTACAATATCTATAAACGGTGGTAGTCTCGTCCACAGTAAGGGCTCTTCAAAAAGTAACTCCACCTTGTCTAGTAACTCTAAacgtaaagaaaaaaaaagggaaGAAAAAAAGAAGGAACCTTCAAACGAAAACGATAAAGTTGATAACAAAACATCAAATGGCGTTGATGAGGTTGAggttgaaaaagattcatcacctGCGAAAAATGATGCTAATTCAATCCCACTCGAAGAATTCGTTAACCTTGCCGATGAACTGAAGGAAGCTCTTGGCAAGTCAGCCTGTAAATGTACCCAAAGCCCTGGTACTGAATGTGCCAATGGAGAAATGAATGTTTtgcaaaaagaaaaagaagtttcTGCAGATTCTGATGATACGTTTGTGTCTCTTCCCCCTATTCCAGAACCTACCCTACTTGAGAGAGTGGCCGCGGATACCTTCAACCTATCGGATCTTTTTGAGAAGCCAGTCGTTCCCATGAAACCTGTATTGGAGTCACCAGCCGAATCTTTCTACTCAGCCTCTTCCAACGAACAAAAACCTAACGTGAAGGAGGTAGAAATTGGGGTTAACACCCAGTGTAAGTGTCTGACCGACAAAGTGGTTCAAACTTTCGAAGATATTGAAGTCTCTGGAGTGGTAGTGTGCGTTGGGCAATCCAAAAACGGAGATGAAGAAAGGCCTAAAGTGACAGACGTCCAGATCAGACGAAAGATGTCACAAGATGGCGAGGTGGAGAGAATAAAGGTTAGGGTCCAACTGAACAACGGTAAGATCGAAGCTGAGACTCCAGAGGTTGTTTATCGTAAGGAAAATGACATGGTTGATAGATCTTCGAAGTTTATCAAGACATTTGCTGATTATTATAGAATAAAGTATGAGACAACTGAAACTGATATTGAGGAGCCCAAAATTGTGACGGATGGAGATCAAATTAAGATCTTCATCCCGCTCAAATGTGACGCTACACATCCATGCGACAGTATTGGAGGAGATGGAAAGCCTAAATTTTCTTCCAGTGGTATCGAGGAAACAGTGAATTAGATGCTGCCAAAGCCCCAACCTGATTCTCTATTAAGATAAAGGTGATCGAtgatcaaaaactttttttttggtgaagtAATTCATATTGGCGAGTTCCACAACCTGTTGAAATAAAGACTAACcttcgaaaacaccctgtattcattcattcaaggGAAATGAACATTCCTGGAAATGCTCTACTGCTCTATGCCATTTTGTCTTCGTCTAATTTTTGTGAAACCGTCATCTgagatgatttcaataaaaattcgaaatgtcAAAATTGTAAAGTGTTGAAGTTCATCTAAATTACCTGTAGGTACAAAATTCTTGCGAGTATGATGAATTATGTCCCATTCTGACGAAGTAAGTTATTTTTTTTGGGATTAAATGCATcgaaaacgaaaatttttcatttcagtatTTCAGTGGAGATTTCAAGGATAAAATAAGATACGAACCAAACTATTCAGAAAGCGAAGATACTGAAGTTAATTTCCAAGAAAATCAAGTACAGTTTATTCCGGTTCAATTACAGAATGAAAGTAAACACAGTAAACATTCCAGGTTAGTAATTTGAATTCGAATTATTTTCCACATGCACTCAGAAAAAGTTTGAGACTGAATAAATTTCTGAGTAAAAGGTTTTTTAACGTTTCCATCAGGAGAAAGATACGAATAAACTGGGTTAAAAAACATAGCTGCTTTTGAGTTCGTATAGAATACATATATTTCTACCCAGAACTTCCAGTTtctccattatgaccattacatatcataaaataccaaaaattcaaaataaattgaatgcTCACTTcgaccatgaaaaattaaagtatttttcatattctctcgtataatgcgccgttttggGTAATATGATATTTAAAGATGAAAAATATCTGCAGTATATGACAAACTCTTATATATGTAGTTGTCTTATATAATTTGAGCAATGGTTAACACCCAAGGCATTAAATTTGTGCTCTCCGTTTTTATCACTATGTAGATATGAACCTAGAAATGCATTGAATCTCAGAACAGAGGTCAATTATAAGAAACATCTGAGCCTACAGCCATCAAAAGAATTTAATCTTAGCTGTGTTATACTCATCAGTCAGAAGAACACTACAGAAATATTCACAGTGTCTTGAAAAACTTCAGAGATGatcaatattatgaatttccaGAATTCTGTGGTACAaatggaaattaaaaattttaaattttggtgATTCCTACTACATCATCCCACAGGTAAAGAAACTCTCTGAGACGGAGAATTGTCTGTGTCTCTATCGGGAAAACTGACCTTCGGTGGAACAGCAAAATCAAAAAGTTCTCTTCtgagaaaagaattataaaagaaaaaaggCACAAGAACATCAAGTGTTCAAATTTGATACAGacgagaaaaatttcaaattgcgtCGGTTTATTACAGATGAATCCGATGAGACGCATACTGGGAAAGAAAAATGCCAAAATGATTTCGACAGTTTTGCTAACGAAAGTATTCCTATGTTAAAATGTGAAGATGAAAGCAAAGAAGAATCCACTGCAGAACAATCCCATTTAGGAGAAAGAAATATGCCCATAATCAATTGTTCTAACCAGCGCAATAACGAAGGGAATAAACTAACATTAGTCAGAAACTTTTTGTCAAGATTCTTCAACATATTTACGGAGGATAATGAGAGTTCTAATGTTGTCACACCTGAGACTGACTCGCATCACATCAACAATCCTACTGAATCTCAATCTCATTCAAGGTTCGAGGAATGGGTAGACAAATGGCATCCTAACGAAAAGAACCATCCTGAGAACCTAAAAGATTCACATAGTTCACAACATAAAAACTTTCGATCTACCAATGTTTATATGACAACACAGATCAAGAAAGACATCAACCCGTTTTTACTACTTTTCCCATCTCTATCGAATAAGAAAATTGGTACGGAGCAAAACCTTTCTGCCGAGAAACCTAAGGAGAGTTTCACTGCCAAATTATCCAGGTTATTCTCAGACATAGGCACATCCAGAATCACTTTCACTAAGAGCTTGCCTTCTATGAGATCGATCGATAAAAATTCTTCATTAATCCAACAATCCAAACCTGAGGGTATTGGAGGAAAAGCTAGGACTGAAGAAGGATCAGACCAAAGGCTAAATGTGACTAAAGAACTGACTACTAACGAGAAGGAAGATGATTCAGCATTCAGTTTGCAAACTGAGCCTGATGACTCTCAATCAAAGATACTTGAACCTAAACCTGGTCGTTCAGCGTTGTGTAAAAAGAGATCACATGATGATGAATCGATTTCCAAACTACCCAGGGTGAGAACAAATgagaaattaataataaaaaaacctaTTTATGTAGACAACAGCTTGAGACAATCGAAACtggatgaatatttgaaagataTGCAAGAATCTGGAATATCTCTCGAATCGATCAGAAAATTGAGAAACCAAAGGAAGCAATTGAGTGTTTCTTTGGCCCCATCCAAAGAAAGATTAGTGGTAAGAGATGGTAAACTGGAGAAGAAGAGATTGTATCACTCTCTGTCGAAGCTATCTGAAAAGGAATCAATACTGTTGATTGTGTTACACGAAGATAAATCTACACAAACTGAAAGAAAAGGTGGAAGACGTAAGTCCCCAAGCTCATCTGACCAAATAGGGAATGAGAAGTATGGATCGAAAGCTGATAATACTACAGAGCttggaagaaaaacttcacgCAAACATGAAAAAGGAAATGTTCGTTCGAAGAAGGCTGAACTTCCATCTGATGACCAAAATgaatccaaaaatatttcacaaagttTACTGGAAATTGTGGAACAACTAGCCAGGAATATTTTTCCCGATGAAAAAATCACAGAATCGAGAAGTAAAAGAAAAATATCCTTCAAAGACGAAATGGAAAACGACGTGGAATATCCCAATGTGGATAGTTTGAAAGAAGACTTAGAAAAACTTCTTTTCGACGAAAAATTCACCGATTTCAGTGAGAAGTTTGGACTTTCTACTGTGACGTTGAGTGAGGAACTCGTAGACAAAGATGCATCGAAAGATGAAAGGAAAAAAGACTGCATCTCTTCACCGAGTTCCAGGCAAAAAGCGGGGAAGTCTTCAAGGTTCATTTTCGAACCTTCACTACCTTGTAGACGAGTGTCTTTTGATGAGGAAACCCTACCTCTTAGCGCTGGTGTTTCAGCAACTGGTCAATTCGGAAAGAAAGAGCTAGAGTTCCCATTCGAGAAAGCTCTGGCAATCCTCGGTCCAAGATCACATGCGCAAGAAGATGATCTCGAGGACGATTGGACAGCTGTGCGACCTAAAGAATCCTTGAACACTTTAGTCCTCAGGTTCGTCCATAAATGTCCGACGAACGAGAAAGCACCGGTCACTCGAACAGTGGATCTGAACTTCTTGGGGCGCAAACTGAACATCACGACCAGTGTGGCTGATCGGGATGAAGATGAACGTCGAATTTCTCTTGTTTTGAATCCAGACGCCTTGAGGACTAAAAGAGAGGGTTCGAGATCACGAACTGCGTTGTTGAGGTTATGCGATAATCTGCAGGTGACTGTGAagggtgaaaaggaaacaagtTCAGAGGAGAACTTGATGACAACCATCGGGAATGGACAGGAGGATATACAAGGAATGAGCATTTATGGCACTTGCAACGATGATGTTACTCGAAATATCACGAAATAAAATGGAACAAACGATGATTCTGTATGACGCTTCAGTAATAAAAGTGTAACAGATCAAGAAATATGCTTCCAAAGACATGATTTTTTGGTAAATTGTCAATCGTAACTCGCTTAGGTCCGGTTCTACAGTTACATAGAGcagaaaaacgagaaagaaacaACCCAACAAATAGTTGACTTTTTCTAAAATCTTGATTAGTCCACACTCACGTCTATGTCCGCAGACATGTAATGGACATTGCTTTCTACCTTTCTATCTTTCTACAGAGGAGACAGTTTTATGCGAGTATTGCTCCATTCTCTTTATGTCTATGGTTGAACCTAGTTCAACACCTGTCAAATTGTATGGACTCGTCAAAGTTTAGCTGGGTTCAATCTTGAACTCAGCTTGAACTTGAAGTGTAAAAGGGGACCTTTGTATCCATTCCCAGCAGGCCTATATTGGGAGTCAATGTTTCTAGTGGTCTTATGGTTTGTTGATGAGGAAAGGGGATGACTATAAGGCCCAGTTGTATAGTTTAAGCTCAagctgagtttaagtttgaaccTATCTCAACTCTGATAATGCCGTACCATTTTGACAGGTTCGAATTTGAACGTTACAACCGAGCCTTAGGGTATTCAATGAGGATCAAATATTCTTCGGAAGAAAAACACTTCggtaatgaactgaaaaaagcgTTCACCGCACAACCTGGAAACAGTCAGAATCATAAAGAGAGGAGGTCACCtaagaaaaagaattataagGCTCCAATTAGGAGAAATCATCCTGAAGTTAAAGTTGAACAAAAGGAAATGAAAGACAATAAAACAGACTCGATGAGGATTAAACCACATGAGCTTTCTTCCATAGAAGGCTCATGCTTCACCAGAAAGAACATCGGAATTACTATGGAAGGTGAGAGGAAGAAAAATGTAAGGGCTCAAAAGCACTGTAAGCATGTAAACCGTTCTGTTTCAGGAGCCCTGGAGGAGAGCCTTAATGGGCAATTCAATGATTCAATAGCATCCATATCCATATTAAAGCAATGCAATGAAAACTGCAGCAAACTACAGAGGCCAGGAAAATCATTAGAACAAAGGCCAAAAACTATCTTGAGATATGGTAGCGACATACTTTTTTGCACATTGCCAGAACATAGTGGTGCATTCGATGTTAGCAATTTCGGAATAACATACCAAACAGCCAGGGAAGATCATGATTCAACAAGTGAAGGAACGAGCCCTAAAAGTATTCTGAAAAAACGCAGAGATAGCTCTGGCTTGAGTttgcaaaatgaaaatttctcagTTCTCACTGAATCCGAAATTGCGTTCATCgaagaaatgaagaagaaattcGGCAATTATACGCCAAATTGTGAACTCAGTGAGATTGAGAATTGCAGAGATAGATGCATTTCGTCACCGATCAATTCTCAATTTCTGGAGAGTATATCTAGAAATACGAATATCACGATTCAAAATCCGAACAAGAGGGTTCACTTTGAGTGTCCTGTGATTAGAGAACCATCATTTCAGGAGGTTTATGATGGATATCACTCTGTAACAGGGTACTCATGTAGAAAATTTGACACTGGACTAAGTTGTCGTCTTGATGAACCCAAAGTAACCAAGAAATTGAATACGCCTGCTCTTAAAGCCCCACCTTATAACCCTAAAGCCTCGAAGAAACTTAAAGAGGTTGACAAGATCCTCATTATCAAACAACAATCACCTTCGACTGAGAAAAAAAGAAgtaaatcgaaaaaaataaagGAGAAAAATAACAGAAACCGAAGCAAAGAAACTGCGAAGAAATCGAAAAAACGCAAAAATCTCTACAAAAACATAGAAACTGAATCAAAGTACAAAATGAAAGCAACCAAAAAACGTTCAAGCAACCTTCCCTTTTCGGTCAAGAACTCATATCAAATTTCTCTATTTTCCGAGATATTCTTCTGTGATTCTTCGATATGTTTATTTCAAGAAACTGAAGAATTCGATGAGATAAGAAGAAGAAATGTGAATAGTCTAGATGTAAATCGAACTGTTTGTATTCCTGAAAAGAATGACATAAGGAGTTCCGTGTTTATCATCAAATTGGAACTATTGAGGAAACACAGAAAGCTTTTGAAGGACATAACTGGTTCAGATCTTTCCCTATGGTGGCTAATGGAAAAGGCAGTTTTTTCAAACGAatgtgaaaattgaattgaattcgaATGATTTCCTTTATCGACTACTCAAGTAATAAAAATTCGATATCTGATTGATCTATGGTGTatattttttctattctcaCGAAATGATGAAGTTAAGTTTTTGTCCAAGAAATGACAACAGTGATTTACAGATCCACAAAGTTAATGTGGCAGAAAGAGTTATGTGAGATGATGCTCTCTTTTCTTCCaaatttcagcaatttttcccTGCTTTTTTGTTATACATacatcatttctgtagtttctaTTATTTTTACCTTAAAAACTATACTTATTTCAAAGGAAAACTGGATTTTTCTGCATATTTACTTATTTCCAAACCTCAGTTATTTCAGTGTACCTAATTTCCCCCCAAAGCGTTGAAGTGATACAGTCAAAACTGTAttgagtaaaaaaaaacaaaggtaCCTAGCAGAAAAATAACGTTGCTAATACTCTTAGAttttgacgagcagtttatAATATTCTTGTGTAATCCGTCAGTGACAACCTTTCTCGATGACTTGAAAGAATAGTCCGATCAATAATCGAACAGATCCAGAATGAAATGACGATAAAACAGAAAGAAATGTAGAAAACTGTGATACCCTGGCCTTATCGCAAATTTTTTTCTAGATTTCGCCATGAACGACAACTACTGGCGCCAACGAAAGGCAAAATACGAACGTGTCCACAAATTTCAACAGCCCGAAATCGTCAGGTCGACTAAAGACGTCAACACGGAACTGTCCCTAAGGCCAAACTTCGACATGCCGAGACCTTCGGAAAGACCGGGGACCGAGCCCTACCACAAGCACTTTCAAGTAAATCGTTTGCACGAAAAAACCAATTACTATTGGAATCAAACGAATGGTTTGCAGTTCTCCACGAAGGAGTTTCCGGAATTCAAGGCGCCTTTGGAACAGTCCACTAAGAAACACAACGTTCTGAAGCCTTCCTTGGTGAGGAGCACCAGCGACCTACTGAAAATCGAGGTTCCCAATAAGATGGAAACGATCCAGAACCAGAACAAACCTCGCGAAGACAGTACCAGTAAAAAAACCAATTCGGATTTTTTAACCAATAGTAAACCCTACTATTCCTCCAACACTTTGAGGACTTCGAAGAAGGTTAAATGGGAGGATGGGTACTGTGCTTCCCCAAGCTTAGAATGGTACCCTACGAAGACTGAATACCAAAACTCCTACAAAGATTACGTACCTTCAAAAACTAAACCTTCCTACTCTTACGGCAATTTCCTCACATACCGAGACAAAGAATATAAAAAGTACAAGTACCAAGACTACGATTACAGCAAGTACGATTACTTCAGTCACAACGTTCCAGTCACGTATTCCTCCTCAAGAAAACAACGCAACAGCGATTACAGGGATCCCTTTGAGTACTACACCTACGAAGAGTACCCTAAAAGCTCCAAGTATAAAAACTCAGATAACTGGCTTTACATGGAGGAAGACTCTAGGAGCTACAATCCCTATCACTACGAGTACGATAAGAGAAGTCCAAAGAAATACACTAACTCCATACAAAAGTCGTACAGAAACTCAGACACTCAGTACGACTTAGTAGAGAGAGTTCACAACAAGAAACTCCAAGTTTGTCAGTCGGATTCATCAAGAATTTCCGGGAGAAAGGTCAAACTTGAGAGCAAGAAAGTTGGAGATGAAAAAGGTGGAATTAGACTGACCAAAAGCGATGAAATCTTGAACAAACGCGAGGACGCTTGCACACAAATAACAGAGAATAAGCACCAAAGTCATCAGGTCTTACAAGCCGATGGGAATTCGGAGACAAAACAAAACGATACCCAGAAACTAAATGATACCACTGTCATAAGTAGGTTGCTAGTTGAGTTAAccgaaaaattgaaatcatcagAACACTCCTTGTCTTCCGCCAAACAAAAATGCATCCTCGTGGAGAAGGGTACTCAGTACGTCGATTGTGAAATGAGGAAAAAACCTCGTACTCCGAAACCCCCAACTTCCAGAAGATACCAGAAGAGCTACGACACGAAAAAACACCTGAAACCTAGGCGCAGTCACCTGATGATCTTGCAACACGAATCTACGCAATATGAGGAAATGAAAAGTTGTGAAAATCTCACTTCGACCACCCTGAACACCGAGTTCGAGTTCGAGAGGAAATTCTTCATGAAGGATCCGAATAAGGAGAACTTTTGTGAGATAGAATCCACCAAGAAACGAAAAGGTTTAAAATCTGGAATCTGCGAAGAAAGAATCTACGCGAAGAGATTCGTGAAGGAAATCCCTCCTAAAATGATCAAAACCGATCTTCCGACTGTTATAAACAGCCAAGGGTCCGTAGATTCCAACAAATCTGATCTTAAAAGGATTCGTCATCATCGATCCTACTTAAACACCAAACAGTGTCTTCCTTTTCTCATCGATAAATCATACAAATGTGTAGAAAGCCCTTATGAATTCACTCCTCGTTATGCGatcgaaaaaatagaaaaaatcgaaaataagaaagCGAAGGACAAACATCATGAAAGAAAGAGGTCCACAAGTTGTGAAATCGAAGGAGAAAAATCGAAACTTAAACATAAggataaatgcgataaaaaaacGAGAAGGGCCGTATCAATGTGTTCTTCCAAGTCTGATTTATCGAGTCCTGAAGATCGGTATATAGAGAAATATGTGGTGAAATTGTCCAATTCAAAAGAGGAACTAGTTTTGTACGATGTGAAGCCTAAGTTTTGCGACTATTTGAGCAATAAGGGGGTCAAACATAAAATTGTCCAAAAATTGAAATCTAACATGAAGGTTTGACTAGTTCTTCAgggtgttttttgtttttcgcttcttttatattgtttgttaattttcaatatatagttttcttcgtgtacgttaaaattctgaatgtctgaaatatatttttctcaatTCATTGTGTTTAATTTCTTCACTTTTGCCAATGAAACTGTTCTTTATACATACAGTATAGTAATAATCACATACTGcaaagttattctgaagggaatgcaaaaatcaattcaattacCACAACTTGTGATATAAATTTACACTTTTCAGCTAAAATTGGCCAAGGAGCACTAAAAAAATGTTGCTAAATCTATTCTGGTTCCAATTTTTTTACAGGATTCCTACTGACTTACACAGGGAACATTGTTACTCCACAGCTGAACTtaaggcaataaaaaaattcaacaatttaTTCAAGAAGATCGTATTACTTCCCAGTAACAATAATTTCTCAATTGTCAATCATCATCCTTCCCATAATGGAAAATTCGACAGTCATTCGACTCCATCTTTTGGGAAACAGTGCGATGTGGGACATAATTCCAAAGAAATACAAAGTAAGTAATGCTGAGTCTACCTACTCTAGGATACATTAGATAATGTTCGTCTGAAAGGGACATAAAGACTTGATTGAGTACATTCATCGAATGGAGAGGTTTATCTTCAAAAACAAGGAGAGATATGACAAGGACTATAATTTTCATCATCCTTCTAAGGATATGGCTTCCTAATGTGATGTATTCTCAATACATGGATTTCATCTCCATCCAAATTATTCTCCATTAAATTGAACATCAATCCTAGTTCTGTATTATGTATTATTTCAGCGGCAGGAGAAAACAAAGCATGTGCACTGAGGATTAAGGATTTGAATGTCCAACAAGAAATACCATCCGAACTAATTTCGAAACAGTCAAATGAAATACCCAACACAAATTCCAAAGATGCACTGCAATACGATTTCGAAAAACTACAAAAGTTATTGTATTTTTATGCGAAACATTTTTATCAGCAAACCGATTTCGAATATCGAAACAGTGAGCTTTTATACCCAATTTTACTTCCCCTAAAAGAAACTAAAGAACTGAAGGATATTTTGAATACCGGAGAAAAACGAAAAAGagaaaagattaaaaaaaacaaTAGAAGATTAGATGATACTGAAGACATTGAAACAAGTAACTC
This genomic stretch from Coccinella septempunctata chromosome 7, icCocSept1.1, whole genome shotgun sequence harbors:
- the LOC123316578 gene encoding uncharacterized protein LOC123316578, encoding MKVNTVNIPDFAMNDNYWRQRKAKYERVHKFQQPEIVRSTKDVNTELSLRPNFDMPRPSERPGTEPYHKHFQVNRLHEKTNYYWNQTNGLQFSTKEFPEFKAPLEQSTKKHNVLKPSLVRSTSDLLKIEVPNKMETIQNQNKPREDSTSKKTNSDFLTNSKPYYSSNTLRTSKKVKWEDGYCASPSLEWYPTKTEYQNSYKDYVPSKTKPSYSYGNFLTYRDKEYKKYKYQDYDYSKYDYFSHNVPVTYSSSRKQRNSDYRDPFEYYTYEEYPKSSKYKNSDNWLYMEEDSRSYNPYHYEYDKRSPKKYTNSIQKSYRNSDTQYDLVERVHNKKLQVCQSDSSRISGRKVKLESKKVGDEKGGIRLTKSDEILNKREDACTQITENKHQSHQVLQADGNSETKQNDTQKLNDTTVISRLLVELTEKLKSSEHSLSSAKQKCILVEKGTQYVDCEMRKKPRTPKPPTSRRYQKSYDTKKHLKPRRSHLMILQHESTQYEEMKSCENLTSTTLNTEFEFERKFFMKDPNKENFCEIESTKKRKGLKSGICEERIYAKRFVKEIPPKMIKTDLPTVINSQGSVDSNKSDLKRIRHHRSYLNTKQCLPFLIDKSYKCVESPYEFTPRYAIEKIEKIENKKAKDKHHERKRSTSCEIEGEKSKLKHKDKCDKKTRRAVSMCSSKSDLSSPEDRYIEKYVVKLSNSKEELVLYDVKPKFCDYLSNKGVKHKIVQKLKSNMKV